One genomic window of Bacteroidota bacterium includes the following:
- the rsmG gene encoding 16S rRNA (guanine(527)-N(7))-methyltransferase RsmG has product MEILDKKIWLKNILLQNGLNLENGQLDSLIHFVQLLLEKNKFVNLISRKDTEFVWENHILHSLSLCKYFTFNNSPKILDLGTGGGFPGIPLKIALPNIKIDLVDSIRKKVEAVSEFVKALKLDNASVVCSRTENLGVQFYNKYDIVVSRGVAPLIDLVKWVKPLMNRSSNFELVSNIKNKKYNAKSPIFIAFKGGQIEAEIQTLKLANVCASVFICDVSMEGIEINLLQDKKIVLIQF; this is encoded by the coding sequence ATGGAAATTTTAGATAAAAAAATCTGGCTAAAAAATATTTTATTGCAAAATGGCCTGAATTTAGAGAATGGCCAATTGGACTCTCTTATCCACTTCGTCCAGTTGCTATTAGAAAAAAATAAATTTGTTAATTTAATTTCTCGAAAAGATACCGAATTTGTATGGGAAAACCATATATTACATTCTCTCTCTCTTTGTAAGTATTTTACATTTAACAATTCACCTAAAATTCTCGATTTAGGAACTGGTGGTGGATTTCCAGGTATTCCATTGAAAATTGCATTACCTAATATTAAAATAGATTTAGTGGATTCTATTAGAAAAAAAGTTGAAGCTGTAAGTGAATTTGTTAAAGCACTCAAATTAGATAACGCCTCAGTGGTTTGTAGTCGAACTGAAAACTTGGGTGTCCAATTTTACAACAAATACGATATCGTTGTTTCGCGCGGGGTTGCTCCTTTAATCGATCTCGTAAAATGGGTAAAACCTCTAATGAACCGGTCCAGTAATTTTGAATTGGTATCAAATATTAAAAATAAAAAATATAATGCGAAATCTCCTATATTTATAGCTTTTAAAGGAGGGCAAATTGAGGCGGAAATACAAACCTTAAAATTGGCTAATGTTTGCGCATCAGTATTTATTTGCGATGTATCGATGGAGGGTATTGAAATCAACCTACTTCAAGATAAAAAAATTGTGTTAATTCAATTCTAA
- the murQ gene encoding N-acetylmuramic acid 6-phosphate etherase codes for MNINKKLFEQLELLTTEKVNNASKNIDALSTFDILKIINKEDAKVSTAVKSELKHLAKAVDVIVKAIKSGGRLFYVGAGTSGRLAVIDAAEMPPTFGTDPKLVQAIIAGGNKTVFRSQEGVEDREVESIKNLRKLRLNSSDVVCGIAASLRTPFVSAALAYAKQIGCKTILVTTNSRSVLLNKSFDTIQNSIDVAICPDVGPEIIAGSTRMKSGTAQKMVLNMLTTASMIRLGKVYGNLMVDLKLNSRKLEERAKRVIMNITEVDYERAEEALKKSGGHVKTAIVMILKNTNKAEAQKKLKNVNGFLRPALK; via the coding sequence ATGAACATAAACAAAAAATTATTCGAACAATTAGAACTACTAACCACTGAAAAAGTGAACAACGCTTCAAAAAATATCGATGCGTTATCTACTTTTGACATACTGAAAATTATAAACAAAGAAGATGCAAAAGTATCGACTGCGGTTAAATCTGAATTAAAACATCTCGCTAAAGCTGTCGACGTTATTGTCAAAGCGATAAAGTCAGGGGGACGTCTCTTTTATGTTGGCGCTGGAACAAGTGGTCGACTTGCAGTAATTGACGCCGCTGAGATGCCGCCGACATTTGGTACCGATCCGAAGTTAGTGCAAGCAATTATTGCCGGTGGGAACAAAACAGTTTTCCGATCACAAGAAGGAGTTGAAGATCGCGAAGTAGAATCGATTAAAAATCTTCGCAAGCTCCGACTCAACAGCAGCGATGTCGTTTGTGGAATTGCGGCAAGTCTCAGAACTCCCTTCGTATCTGCGGCACTTGCTTATGCAAAACAAATCGGCTGTAAAACAATTCTTGTTACAACTAACTCCCGTTCAGTACTACTCAATAAAAGTTTTGACACAATTCAAAATTCAATAGATGTAGCAATTTGCCCGGATGTTGGACCGGAAATTATTGCAGGATCTACGAGAATGAAATCAGGAACCGCTCAGAAAATGGTTTTGAATATGTTAACTACTGCGTCAATGATACGGTTAGGTAAGGTTTATGGAAACCTGATGGTTGACCTCAAACTTAATAGCCGCAAACTTGAAGAGCGAGCAAAACGTGTTATTATGAATATCACAGAGGTCGATTATGAAAGGGCTGAAGAAGCTTTAAAAAAATCAGGTGGACATGTAAAGACAGCTATCGTGATGATTCTGAAAAACACCAACAAAGCTGAAGCTCAGAAAAAACTGAAGAATGTAAACGGATTTTTAAGACCTGCACTCAAATGA